From a region of the Acinetobacter calcoaceticus genome:
- a CDS encoding phosphopantetheine-binding protein yields MSEQLQIPASDIQLNDDLLMLGLDSVRLMTLVGKWQAYGAQVSFEDLAEQPTLEVWIDKLVA; encoded by the coding sequence GTGAGTGAACAGCTACAGATTCCTGCATCAGACATTCAGTTAAATGATGACTTACTCATGCTTGGGCTTGATTCGGTACGCCTCATGACACTGGTAGGTAAATGGCAAGCTTACGGTGCACAGGTGAGCTTTGAAGATTTAGCCGAACAACCAACACTAGAAGTTTGGATTGATAAGCTAGTCGCTTAA
- a CDS encoding MbtH family protein, with protein MSNLQENYINPFDNESLSFQVLKNQQGEFSLWPAQHQVPSGWDVQHGPDTRASCIAYVEKHWVAINPFQQA; from the coding sequence ATGAGCAACTTACAGGAAAACTATATTAATCCTTTCGATAATGAAAGTTTGTCTTTTCAGGTTTTAAAAAATCAGCAAGGTGAATTCAGTTTATGGCCAGCCCAACATCAGGTGCCATCAGGTTGGGACGTTCAACATGGTCCAGATACACGGGCTTCGTGTATTGCGTATGTAGAAAAGCATTGGGTTGCGATTAACCCCTTTCAGCAAGCGTAA
- a CDS encoding SDR family oxidoreductase, with protein sequence MSSTIVVTGAARGIGAAIAKQLLQQGYQVIGIDRQENPEQWEISKNLTSDECLRWQGISQDITQQQATQKLIADLLEKHNITGLVNAAGVLIIRSMLEAKTEDWETLFAVNVMAPIAISQQLAKHFCEKKQGSIVTISSNSSRMPRIQLGMYATSKAALSHYCRNLALEIAPHQVRLNIVSPGSTLTQMQQQLWTDNTPPPAVIDGDLSQYRTGIPLRKLAQPEDIANTVSFLLSDQAAQITMQEIVVDGGATLGV encoded by the coding sequence ATGAGCTCTACCATCGTAGTCACAGGCGCTGCAAGAGGTATCGGAGCTGCTATTGCAAAGCAATTATTGCAACAAGGGTATCAAGTGATCGGTATTGACCGGCAGGAAAACCCAGAACAATGGGAAATCAGCAAAAATCTGACATCAGATGAATGTTTACGTTGGCAAGGCATTTCACAGGACATTACACAGCAACAAGCTACTCAAAAGCTTATTGCCGATCTTTTAGAAAAGCACAACATTACAGGTTTAGTGAACGCAGCAGGTGTCTTGATTATACGTTCTATGCTTGAAGCAAAAACAGAAGATTGGGAAACACTTTTTGCGGTAAATGTCATGGCACCTATTGCGATTAGTCAGCAACTTGCCAAACATTTTTGTGAAAAAAAACAGGGAAGTATTGTCACGATTAGTTCAAATAGTTCACGTATGCCACGGATACAACTGGGCATGTACGCTACAAGTAAAGCCGCGCTGAGCCATTACTGCCGTAATCTTGCACTTGAAATCGCACCTCATCAGGTACGACTCAACATTGTTTCACCGGGCTCAACTTTAACCCAAATGCAACAGCAGTTGTGGACGGACAATACACCGCCACCAGCGGTAATTGATGGCGATTTAAGCCAATACCGCACAGGCATTCCTTTAAGAAAATTAGCCCAGCCTGAAGACATTGCAAATACAGTCAGCTTTTTACTTTCCGATCAGGCAGCACAAATTACCATGCAAGAAATTGTGGTTGATGGGGGAGCCACTTTAGGCGTTTAA
- the fes gene encoding enterochelin esterase: MKPFSMPLHPLFQQSNVGCETWWNTVKKLGNPLVSVQTKNKTSCTFVWRKPQHEECCFVYIDVYSQSPSIYQKWNRFSHIAGTDVYFFEIELPVAWNGSYVVVTASEEAPQTNCAATRRSWWQTQLKQNAQIDSLSHQQFYSGHLARYINQVQLEKTKQLLATPCSITKTFQWSSVLCEQDYLVDIFISGQVVPKPLPLVIFLDGQVWSRELSILSEIRDLTNLKKLRPAAYVFIDSLNSQQRIKDYGCHDGFSLALVNELLEILLEQYSFISTINITLCGQSLGGLCALHSALLFPKVFTSLVLQSGSYWWSDFSNSALGRNHAGNLLELLNLSHPLPKTTQIYISAGTYETDMRDDAHQLYQQLQSFNQVSFQTFSGGHDAVNWRADLLKALQKILSL, from the coding sequence ATGAAGCCATTTTCTATGCCCTTACACCCCTTGTTTCAACAATCAAATGTTGGATGTGAAACTTGGTGGAATACCGTTAAAAAATTAGGTAATCCCCTTGTTAGTGTGCAAACAAAAAATAAAACTTCTTGCACTTTTGTTTGGCGCAAACCCCAGCACGAAGAGTGTTGCTTCGTTTATATCGATGTCTATTCACAAAGCCCATCTATCTATCAAAAGTGGAATCGTTTTAGCCATATAGCTGGGACAGATGTGTACTTTTTTGAAATAGAGCTCCCTGTGGCGTGGAACGGTAGTTATGTTGTAGTTACAGCTAGTGAGGAAGCACCACAAACAAATTGTGCGGCAACGCGACGATCATGGTGGCAAACCCAGCTTAAACAAAATGCTCAGATTGACTCATTAAGTCATCAGCAGTTTTATAGCGGACACTTGGCTCGTTACATTAATCAAGTTCAACTCGAAAAGACAAAACAATTACTCGCCACTCCTTGCTCTATTACAAAGACTTTTCAGTGGTCAAGTGTGTTATGTGAACAAGACTATTTAGTTGATATTTTTATTAGCGGTCAGGTAGTTCCAAAGCCATTACCACTCGTTATTTTTCTTGATGGGCAAGTCTGGAGTCGAGAGCTTTCAATTCTTTCCGAAATTCGAGATTTAACCAATTTAAAAAAACTCCGTCCAGCTGCATACGTATTTATCGATAGTTTAAACAGCCAACAACGTATAAAAGATTATGGTTGCCATGATGGATTTAGTCTGGCGCTTGTAAATGAATTATTAGAAATTCTTTTAGAACAATATTCATTTATTTCAACAATAAACATCACTTTATGCGGTCAAAGTTTAGGTGGTTTATGTGCTTTGCATAGTGCATTACTTTTCCCAAAAGTTTTTACATCGCTAGTTTTGCAGTCTGGCTCTTATTGGTGGTCAGATTTTTCTAACAGCGCTTTGGGACGAAACCATGCAGGTAACCTTTTAGAACTACTCAATTTATCTCATCCATTACCAAAAACAACTCAAATTTATATCAGTGCAGGCACGTATGAAACCGATATGCGGGACGATGCCCACCAGCTTTATCAACAATTGCAATCATTCAATCAAGTGAGTTTTCAAACTTTTTCAGGCGGCCACGATGCGGTGAACTGGCGTGCAGACTTGCTTAAGGCATTGCAAAAAATTCTTTCACTATAA
- a CDS encoding (2,3-dihydroxybenzoyl)adenylate synthase has protein sequence MTTQVYLDGAVPYPAEFAEIYRKKGYWIGQNLSDFLRESAQKYPKNIAIYDGEKAVTYSEFDYLVDCCTSHLYQHGLHAGDKAVVQMPNHYQFYVLFFALIRLGALPVMSLPAHRYAELSSFFKQTQAKAYFCADFGAQKFDYRELAEKLQQTASCLQHVFVLGNAGNFAAIQDLLKETKILDEAISPTTADQVAFLQLSGGSTGVPKLIPRTHDDYLYSVRESAKICCLDQSSRLLMVLPAAHNFSMSSAGSLGIFYAGGAVVLGTDPSPDTAFPLIKKHSVTDACLVPALVRPWMDKAAKDQNPILSTLRCLQVGGARLPDAVASRLIDEFKVNLQQVFGMAEGLVNYTRFDMTKEQIIHTQGLKISEDDEILVLADNDQPVEAGQVGHLLTRGPYTIRGYYQAPEHNERSFTPDGFYRTGDLVRIREDGCIVVEGRSKEQINRAGEKIATEEVEQALLTHPQIRLAALVAMPDEVMGEKSCAFVAWQSQSDDPSPIRLAMSVRQHLKDYGLATYKIPDRVEFIEQFPYTAFGKIDKKRLRQQLETKTNVLA, from the coding sequence ATGACAACACAAGTTTATTTGGATGGTGCTGTGCCATATCCAGCAGAGTTCGCTGAGATTTACCGTAAAAAAGGTTATTGGATTGGGCAAAACTTGAGTGACTTCTTGCGAGAAAGTGCTCAAAAGTACCCGAAAAATATTGCAATCTATGATGGTGAAAAAGCCGTTACTTACTCTGAGTTTGATTATTTAGTCGATTGCTGTACAAGCCATTTATATCAACACGGCTTACATGCGGGTGACAAAGCAGTTGTACAAATGCCGAACCACTATCAGTTTTATGTTTTATTTTTTGCACTTATTCGGCTTGGTGCACTACCAGTAATGTCTTTACCTGCACATCGCTATGCAGAACTCAGTAGTTTTTTCAAACAGACTCAAGCAAAAGCTTATTTCTGTGCTGATTTTGGTGCACAAAAATTTGACTACAGAGAACTTGCCGAAAAGCTTCAGCAAACAGCTTCTTGCTTACAACATGTATTTGTACTTGGAAATGCTGGTAACTTTGCTGCCATTCAAGACCTATTAAAAGAAACAAAAATTTTGGATGAGGCGATCTCGCCGACTACGGCAGATCAAGTTGCTTTTTTACAGCTTTCTGGTGGAAGTACTGGGGTTCCTAAGCTTATTCCACGTACCCATGACGACTACCTCTACAGTGTTCGTGAGAGCGCAAAAATCTGTTGTCTGGACCAGTCATCACGCTTACTCATGGTTTTACCTGCGGCGCATAACTTTTCAATGAGCTCAGCTGGTTCTTTAGGTATTTTTTATGCAGGTGGAGCGGTCGTTTTAGGAACCGATCCAAGTCCTGATACGGCATTTCCATTAATAAAAAAACATAGTGTTACCGATGCCTGCCTTGTTCCCGCATTAGTTCGACCTTGGATGGATAAAGCTGCAAAAGATCAAAACCCAATCTTATCGACATTGCGTTGCTTACAAGTGGGTGGGGCGCGATTACCTGATGCAGTTGCCTCACGCCTGATTGATGAGTTTAAGGTCAATCTGCAACAAGTTTTTGGAATGGCTGAAGGGCTGGTGAACTACACCCGTTTTGATATGACCAAAGAGCAAATTATCCATACCCAAGGTTTAAAAATTTCAGAAGATGATGAAATTTTAGTGCTAGCTGATAACGATCAACCAGTAGAAGCTGGGCAAGTGGGGCATTTGCTTACACGGGGTCCATATACCATTCGCGGTTATTACCAAGCACCAGAGCACAATGAGCGCTCTTTTACTCCCGACGGCTTTTATCGCACTGGCGATTTAGTTCGTATTCGTGAAGATGGCTGCATTGTTGTCGAAGGCCGTTCTAAAGAACAAATTAATCGTGCTGGGGAAAAGATTGCGACCGAAGAAGTTGAACAAGCTCTATTAACTCATCCACAAATTCGCCTAGCGGCACTGGTTGCTATGCCTGATGAGGTTATGGGTGAAAAAAGCTGTGCCTTTGTTGCATGGCAATCCCAAAGCGATGATCCAAGCCCAATTCGTCTTGCGATGTCAGTACGCCAACACCTTAAAGACTATGGACTTGCGACCTACAAAATTCCAGATCGCGTGGAATTTATCGAGCAATTCCCATACACAGCCTTTGGAAAAATCGACAAAAAAAGATTGCGTCAACAACTTGAAACTAAAACCAATGTTCTTGCTTAA
- a CDS encoding isochorismate synthase MenF, with protein sequence MSAQHPYFIQRENFTESHVALAQEVLKCGHDAGFIFTTPEYTINSHQKLQDIQVAKNSLLKDWLQEARIQLQQAINDGYKDVKIMGGLPFCSAADVNLMLMQNAKICQKVLYAQSDIDLSSLRLNKVDYFPLGEHYQQQVEYLVQQMQAKKLDKAVLARILQLEYEQNIPVSDLFFNLAKHNPEGYNYAVARHPQSEGWFVGASPELLIAKQNTKIWSKPVAGTLARDDDPTLDQNNARALLASQKDQREHALVIEMIADELTPFCKQLHVPKQPSLIRTKRLWHLASHITGELKQADTHVFDLIERLHPTPAICGEPSPVAKDLIQQLEPFNRELFAGTMGWADEQGNGEWSVTVRCARIYQNIARLFAGAGIVEASRPQAEHAETAAKFRTVLDGFHISPNQLPIQGSNT encoded by the coding sequence ATGTCGGCACAACATCCGTATTTTATCCAACGAGAAAATTTTACTGAAAGCCACGTTGCACTTGCTCAAGAGGTTCTAAAGTGCGGACATGATGCGGGTTTTATTTTTACTACACCAGAATACACAATCAATAGTCATCAGAAATTACAAGATATTCAGGTCGCTAAAAATAGCCTTTTAAAAGACTGGCTACAAGAAGCGCGAATTCAATTACAGCAAGCAATTAACGACGGTTATAAAGACGTCAAAATTATGGGCGGACTGCCGTTTTGCTCGGCAGCAGATGTCAATTTAATGCTCATGCAAAATGCAAAAATATGTCAGAAGGTCCTCTATGCACAATCTGATATAGATCTTAGTTCTTTAAGATTAAACAAGGTTGATTATTTCCCGTTAGGTGAACATTATCAGCAGCAAGTTGAATATCTGGTTCAGCAAATGCAGGCAAAGAAACTGGATAAAGCTGTTCTAGCGCGCATTTTACAACTTGAATATGAACAAAATATTCCAGTCTCAGACTTATTTTTCAATTTAGCCAAACATAATCCTGAAGGTTATAACTACGCTGTTGCGAGACATCCTCAAAGTGAAGGTTGGTTTGTCGGTGCAAGCCCAGAACTTTTAATTGCAAAGCAAAATACAAAAATCTGGAGTAAACCGGTTGCTGGCACATTGGCTCGTGATGACGATCCAACCCTAGACCAAAATAACGCCAGAGCATTACTCGCTTCACAAAAAGATCAACGTGAACATGCACTTGTGATCGAAATGATTGCAGATGAGCTCACACCTTTTTGCAAACAATTACATGTTCCTAAGCAACCATCCCTCATTCGTACCAAACGTCTTTGGCACTTGGCTTCACATATTACTGGTGAGTTAAAACAAGCCGACACCCATGTATTTGATCTCATTGAACGCTTACATCCAACGCCTGCAATTTGTGGCGAACCGAGCCCAGTAGCCAAAGATTTAATTCAGCAACTTGAACCATTTAATCGTGAACTCTTTGCAGGAACCATGGGCTGGGCAGATGAACAAGGTAATGGTGAATGGTCGGTAACCGTTCGGTGTGCACGAATTTATCAAAATATTGCGCGTTTATTTGCTGGTGCAGGCATTGTGGAAGCTTCTCGTCCGCAAGCTGAACATGCTGAAACTGCCGCAAAATTCCGTACTGTGCTGGACGGATTCCACATTTCACCCAATCAATTGCCAATCCAAGGATCAAACACATGA